In a single window of the Megalobrama amblycephala isolate DHTTF-2021 linkage group LG3, ASM1881202v1, whole genome shotgun sequence genome:
- the znf219 gene encoding zinc finger protein 219 — translation MDSPPECMLALSCEPPLSPPSMPSLDHSPQFLSQSPQSTPSSPQTELYAPVSPCPLPEASFQDEEEDEELLTPSSPTPAVALFPGELELGSPSSESSPPATTLAPFPGFGALEQAISSGQSTTYNDELDLQLFNNEGMAVPGGISSGPGLRFPCHVCGKRFRFQSILSLHARAHSLDRERRASAPYRTTHVKLQQNHTSNSVIQNPLSGSLQKSMNEDMVPEEPLQTANSPQFLFEGTTALTPPLTEEAPISTSFSPLGQAHLEDNAPPTAAPAFRCHACKGKFRTASELARHVRILHNPYKCTMCPFSASQEERLAAHLQESHTPEDPAAETVFPSHPITAPPETPPPQMSVVPAFRCETCGQRFTQSWFLKGHMRKHKDSLDHKCQVCGRGFKEPWFLKNHMKVHLNKLGLKTGLGNLGPAGTDQSKGPASTQVLGALYSNLLLARSMAGGGGSGNRTERSDASAGSSKSSILGYLGLPKDNSNGSCMERLQAVAQVAEMGNGGGGRGSESADGADQAAMWQLVARSLVAAQHNQQQQRSHSHHQFPSSRGTVAGEAKQMRAYLGGLGSREELEGSSAPWECPDCGKMFRSLQQVVAHARVHVQKPQKGGQSAQGGMSREENIINRVSGAQATGGVEGGQRTSDNEVRQERKQLPSGVGSAGSFHSVISHLSGQNGLRGSSSSTSSPRERVRGTGMKDCPYCGKAFRSSHHLKVHLRVHTGERPYKCPHCDYAGTQSGSLKYHLQRHHREQRNAMATSPNSPSPSLPSLTGSPREGAKKRRIPSQSSFGRVPGEASSLRHSQSWGAGPSEQKEGSSASIHQREGDLESHYRSLSGMMGTLFPGGLETNWIGEVPPSKMPKVSRRKPLTTSRMVSVNGYQGGTTSQEGGFEPLDLSRRPLQDEGGVSSSGGEPLGGSKGGNDILNQCVFCPFRTSSAELMAMHLQVNHTSKSRRKRGVPISSTNHSPRLTLAEPDRDPLALWKFFGVEDGVTSPEDWVSSKSKAENGVSPDNRETEDSFELVPGPAGSFGATEKKRKMREDLDEEDEVVNEEENELEANGSFVNVPQNQSRRAQSDSSDLKAEDLPKEEESVLGK, via the exons ATGGATTCCCCACCAGAGTGTATGCTGGCTCTTTCCTGTGAGCCCCCACTGTCTCCTCCCTCCATGCCATCCCTGGACCACAGTCCCCAATTCCTATCCCAGAGTCCTCAATCTACCCCTTCTAGCCCGCAAACTGAACTCTATGCACCGGTCTCACCCTGCCCCCTTCCTGAAGCCAGCTTCCAagatgaggaggaggatgaggagtTGTTAACACCCTCATCACCCACCCCAGCTGTGGCACTGTTTCCTGGTGAATTGGAACTCGGCAGTCCCTCATCAGAGAGCAGCCCCCCAGCCACAACATTAGCACCTTTTCCTGGTTTTGGAGCTCTGGAGCAGGCAATCTCTTCTGGTCAAAGTACCACCTACAATGATGAGTTGGATCTTCAGCTTTTCAACAATGAGGGCATGGCTGTCCCTGGAGGGATCAGCTCTGGGCCTGGCCTAAGGTTCCCCTGCCATGTGTGTGGAAAGAGGTTCCGCTTCCAGAGTATTCTGTCTCTGCATGCTCGAGCACACAGTTTGGACAGGGAACGTCGGGCTTCTGCTCCCTACCGGACCACACATGTCAAACTGCAGCAGAATCACACAAGCAACAGTGTAATCCAGAATCCATTATCTGGGTCATTACAAAAAAGTATGAATGAAGACATGGTTCCAGAGGAACCTCTTCAAACTGCCAACAGCCCTCAGTTCCTCTTTGAAGGAACCACAGCCCTGACTCCACCTTTAACAGAGGAAGCACCCATCTCAACCTCCTTCTCTCCACTTGGCCAGGCCCACTTGGAAGACAATGCCCCCCCTACAGCTGCTCCTGCCTTCCGGTGTCATGCTTGTAAGGGTAAGTTCCGAACAGCTTCAGAGCTGGCACGTCATGTGCGGATCCTCCACAACCCCTACAAATGTACAATGTGTCCCTTCTCAGCCAGCCAGGAGGAAAGACTGGCTGCCCATTTGCAGGAGAGCCACACACCTGAGGATCCTGCTGCTGAAACGGTTTTCCCTTCTCACCCTATAACAGCACCACCAGAAACTCCTCCCCCACAAATGTCTGTTGTTCCAGCTTTCCGATGTGAGACATGCGGGCAGCGTTTTACACAGTCCTGGTTTTTGAAGGGGCACATGCGGAAGCACAAGGACTCATTGGATCACAAGTGCCAGGTGTGTGGCCGTGGCTTCAAGGAACCCTGGTTTCTTAAGAACCATATGAAGGTGCATCTTAACAAGCTGGGCCTCAAGACTGGATTGGGAAATCTGGGTCCAGCTGGAACTGATCAATCCAAAGGTCCTGCAAGCACACAAGTGCTGGGGGCTCTGTATTCTAACTTGCTCCTTGCTCGCAGTATGGCCGGGGGTGGTGGATCAGGAAATCGCACAGAGAGGTCAGATGCCAGTGCAGGCTCAAGCAAATCCTCTATATTGGGCTATCTTGGATTACCCAAAGACAACAGCAATGGAAGTTGCATGGAGCGCCTTCAGGCAGTGGCACAGGTTGCAGAAATGGGTAACGGAGGAGGAGGGCGGGGAAGTGAGTCAGCAGACGGAGCAGACCAGGCAGCCATGTGGCAGCTGGTTGCTCGTAGTCTGGTGGCAGCACAGcacaaccaacagcagcagagaTCCCATTCACACCATCAGTTTCCTTCCTCACGAGGCACCGTCGCTGGGGAAGCCAAGCAGATGAGGGCCTACCTGGGTGGGTTGGGTTCTAGAGAGGAACTGGAGGGATCTAGCGCACCATGGGAGTGTCCAGATTGTGGCAAGATGTTCAGAAGCCTTCAGCAGGTGGTTGCCCATGCCcgtgtccatgtccagaaaccACAGAAAGGTGGACAAAGTGCCCAAGGGGGCATGTCCAGGGAAGAGAACATAATAAACAGAGTCAGTGGAGCTCAAGCAACAGGTGGAGTAGAAGGAGGGCAAAGAACAAGTGACAATGAAGTTAGACAGGAGAGAAAGCAACTCCCATCAGGAGTCGGGTCAGCTGGAAGCTTCCATTCTGTCATATCACATCTTTCTG GTCAGAATGGTTTGAGGGGATCATCCTCTTCCACTTCATCTCCAAGGGAGCGTGTTCGGGGAACAGGGATGAAGGATTGCCCCTACTGTGGTAAAGCCTTCCGATCTTCCCATCACCTTAAAGTGCACCTTCGTGTACACACAG GTGAGAGACCATACAAATGCCCCCACTGTGATTATGCTGGCACCCAGTCTGGCTCTCTCAAGTACCACCTTCAACGTCATCATCGTGAGCAAAGGAATGCTATGGCAACTTCCCCCAATTCCCCATCACCTAGCCTCCCCTCTCTGACTGGATCTCCTCGTGAAGGGGCAAAAAAGCGCAGAATCCCCTCCCAGTCTTCTTTTGGGAGGGTTCCTGGAGAGGCTTCTTCTTTAAGGCACAGTCAATCATGGGGTGCGGGCCCATCAGAACAGAAGGAGGGATCTTCTGCATCTATACATCAAAGAGAGGGAGACCTGGAGAGTCACTATCGCAGTCTGTCAGGGATGATGGGTACACTCTTCCCCGGTGGTCTAGAAACAAATTGGATTGGGGAGGTACCACCTTCGAAAATGCCAAAAGTGTCTAGACGTAAACCCCTTACTACAAGCCGCATGGTTTCAGTAAATGGCTATCAGGGCGGGACGACATCCCAGGAAGGAGGCTTTGAACCACTGGACCTCTCCCGCCGCCCTTTACAAGATGAAGGGGGAGTGAGTAGTTCTGGAGGTGAACCATTAGGTGGCTCTAAAGGAGGGAATGACATCCTCAATCAATGCGTGTTCTGTCCCTTCCGAACCTCTTCTGCTGAGCTGATGGCCATGCACCTTCAGGTTAATCACACCAGCAAGTCTCGTCGCAAGAGGGGCGTCCCCATCAGTTCCACCAATCATTCTCCAAGACTAACTTTGGCCGAGCCAGACCGTGATCCCCTGGCTCTGTGGAAGTTCTTTGGTGTAGAGGATGGAGTAACATCTCCTGAGGACTGGGTCTCATCCAAGTCAAAAGCTGAGAATGGAGTCAGCCCAGACAACAGGGAAACAGAGGACAGCTTTGAATTGGTCCCTGGACCTGCAGGAAGCTTTGGTGCCACAGAAAAGAAACGTAAAATGAGAGAGGACCTGGATGAGGAAGACGAGGTGGTCAATGAGGAAGAGAATGAGCTGGAAGCAAATGGCAGCTTTGTAAATGTACCCCAGAATCAGAGTAGAAGGGCTCAGTCTGATTCATCAGACCTCAAGGCTGAGGATCTACCCAAGGAGGAGGAAAGTGTCTTGGGGAAATAA